GCCACTGTAGAAGGTCTTGTCGAGATGGATGTGCATGTCGCGCATCGCCGGCAGGGCGAGCTGGCCATGGGCCTGGTAGCGGGGCACGCCGACAGGCAGGGTCGCTCCGGCCGGATGCAGCGCGGCGATCTTTCCGGCCTTGATCTCCAGCGTGTAGAGCGCCGTGCGCGTGCCGATGACGACCTCGCCGTCGCGCTCGAAGCCTTCCTCGAGCCGCACATCGGTGAGGCAGTAGTGCTGGTCCGTCAGTGAGCCGACACCGGCTTCGGACACCGGCCGTGCCGGGGTGGCCGCAGCCGGCGCGGCCTGGGCGGCGCCGCTCGCCAGTCCGGCGACGGCATAGGCGGTGGTGAGTTTTCCGGTCTGGCTGAGAAAGGCCCGTCGGCTGTGGTGATGCCCGGTTTCCATGGCTTTGTCCGTTGCCTCGCTGGTTGCGTTTCCGCCCCTGAATTACGCTTGGGCAGCTCGGCTTGGCAGCGATATTTGCCAATCCTGGCTATTCGAAACGGCAATACTGCGTGCCGGCAGCATCTCGCTCACCAATCCAGCCGGCAGAATCCGGCCAGCCGCTCCGCCAGCACGATGGCGGCGGCGGGCGCGTTGTCGCGATAATAGAGCGCCAGCTCGAAATCCGTGATCTCCGGCAAGCCTTCCGCCGTTCCCAGCGTTCGGTGGCCGGGCAGGCGGCAGCTCGCGGGCAGCAAGGTCACGCCCAGCCCGGCAGCGGATGCGGCGGCCAGCGCCGCGAGGCTGGCGCTGCTGTAACCCACGCGCCAGCGGATACCGAGGCCGTCGAGCGCCTGGCAAAGCTCGTCGCGGTAGAGCCCGTTGAGCGGGAAGACGACGAGCGATACCGGCGCGCGTTCGATGGCGGGGTGAGCCAGGCTGTCCAGCCACAGCAAGGGCTCCTGCCGGGCGGCACGGGGCGGCTGGCGCCGGCGCTGCTTGACCAGGATCAGGTCCAGCTCCTCGCGGTCATAGGCGCTGCGCAGGTCGGCGCTGAGGCCGCTGGTGACATCGAGCCGCAGATGCGGCTGCTCGCGGCTGAACGCGGCGAGCAGGTCGACGGTGGGCACCGTGAAGTCCTCGGGCATGCCCAGCCGCAGAACGCCGTCGCGCCAGATGCCGGTCAGCGCGTCATGCGCCTCCTCGTTCAGCGCGATGATGCGCCGCGCGTAGCTCAGCAGCCTGCCGCCCTCCTCAGTCAATTCCACCTGATGCGAGGATCGCTCCAGCAACGGCTTGCCGAGCAGATCCTCCAGTCGCCTGACCTGCTGGCTGACGGTGGATTGCGAGAGGGAGACGCGATCGGCGGCGCGGGTGAAGCTCAGGGTCTCGCACACCGCGACGAAGCTGAGCAGCAGCTGCGGGTTGAACATCGGATAGCGATTCATGCGCCCGCCGCCTGCAGCACCTCGCCGAAGATATTGGTGGGCCGGGCCGGACTCGAACCGGCACCGGCGCTGTTATGAGCAGCGAGCTCTAACCATTGAGCTACCGGCCCGTCACTCGCCTAGCATCGCCCGAGGCCGGCAAGCAAGGCGGGAGGGGCACATCCAAAAGGAAAAGGCCTCGCGGCACGCCGCGAGGCCTCATGTTCGTCCGAGCTTTCAAGCGGATCAGGCCGCCGTCGCCATGTCCGACCGGCCCTGATGACCGGCGGCATGCCCCTCGCGGAAGGTGAAGCGGGCGATGTGCTCGGTCAGCGCGCGGGTCTGCTCGTCGGTCAGCGCCAGTGCCGCGTTGGTCTCCTCGACGAGCGCCGCGTTCTGATGCGCCATCGTACCGATGCCGTCGATCTCGGTGTTGATCGCCGAAACGTCGGTGGCCTGGTTGCGGGCGGTCTGCGAGATGCCGTTCATCAGCCCCGTCAACTCGTTCACCGAGGAGACGATCGCGCCGAACATGGCCGAAGTCTCCTCGACCAGGCCGACGCCGACCTTGACGTCGCCATGCGCGGCCTCGACCAGCTTCTTGACGTCGTTGGACGCATCGGCCGAGCGCTTGGCCAGGCTGCGCACCTCGGTCGCCACCACCGCGAAGCCCTTGCCGGCGTCGCCGGCGCGAGCCGCCTCGACCGCGGCATTGAGCGCCAGCAGGTTGGTCTGGAAGGCGATCTCGTCGATCATGGCGATGACCTCGGAGATCTTGCTCGACGACTGGCGGATGCGCTGCATCGCCTGCAGGGCCGAGGCCACCACCTTCTCGCCCTGCTGCGCGCGTTCCTCCGCGCCCTGCGCCATGCCGGTCGCCTGGGCCGCCTCGGTCGCAGTCTTCTTCACCGTGCCGGCGAAGGCGCCGAGCTGGTTCGTCGCCATCGAGACGGCGTTGCTCTCCTCGCTGGTGCGCTCGGCGAGATCGGTCACGCCGTCGAGGATCTCGCTGGTCGCGCTGCGCACCGCCGAGACGGTCTCGGCAAGCCGCGCAAGCGTGCTCTCGAACTCCTCGGCAAGCGCGTTCGTGCCGTCCTTGAGCTCGGCGAAGGCGCCCTGATACAGCCCCTCGATGCGGGCCGAGAGATGCCCCGCCGAGAGCTCCGCCAGAACCTCGCAGGTCTCCGACAGACCGGCGCGCACCGTCTCCAGCAGCGTATTGACCGAACCGGCAAGCGCATTGAGCTCTGCATCGGCGAACTGCGCCGAGACCCGCTGGCTGAAATCGCCGGCGGCGGCGGCAGCCACGACCACGCCGAAGGCCTCGCCCAGCTCCTGCATCATCTGCTGGCGCTGCTCCTGCGCCCGGGCCTGATCCTCGATCTTGGCGACCTCGGCGGCGCGCAGCGCCACCGCATTATCCCGGAAGAGCAGCACACTCTTCGAGATGTCGGAGATCTCGTCATTGCCCTTGGTGTCGACCGCCGTCTCCAGCGCGCCGTCGGCGATGGCCCGCGTCGCCGACCAGAGGCGGTTGAGGCGACCCACGATCATCGGCCGGACATAGAACAGCGACAAGGCCAGCGCGATCAGCAGCGAGCCGAGCCCGATCCCGCCGAGCCAGAGCTTGCTCTGGTCGATCAGCGAGGAGGTCGCCTCGCCCGAAGAGACAGCCTCGCCGCGTGCGGTGCCGACAAGCTCGTTCACCTGGCTGCGGACGGCCTCGGCCGCGACATGGGTCTGCTTGAGGCCGGTCTCGATCGCGGCGCGGGTTGCGAGATCGCGCTCGCGGATCGCGATCAGCCCGCTCTGGCCTTCGCCGAGGTCGATCACGGCGTTGACCGCCTGGCCGCGCGCCGCATTGGGCTGCAGCTTCTGCGCCGCGGAGAGGAAGCCGCGAACCTGCCCGAGGATGGCGCTGAAGCGCGCCTTGGCGTTGTCCAGCTTCTCGCGGTTTTCGATCTGCGAGATTTCGCGCAGCAGGCCGACGAGCTCGCTCACCTGGAGCTGGAGCGCCTGGGCCGTCTGCAGCGCGGCGAGGTCCTTGTCGATGATGTTGGCCAGCGCTTCCTCGACCTCCTTGCCGGTGAGCTGCGTCGCGCTGGCGATGTTCATCTTGACGTTGAACTGCGCATCGCCCGTCTCGAAATCGGCGAGGGCGGTGAAGCCTTCGCGCGCCTTCGAGAGCTGGCCGAGCGCCTCGCCCTGCTCCGATGCATTGCGCAGGCGATCGCCGGTGAGGTCGTTGATGTCGTTGATCTGGCGCGACAGCATGTCGATCGCCGCCTGGGCCTTCGCCTTGTCGACCTTGCCCTGATCGGCGATGCGACGCAGCAGGTCCATCTGGCGGGCCTCGACCTTGTCGAGCTCACCCGTCAGCGTCGAGCGCTGCTGCACCGTCTCGACCTCGCTGAAGCGCGCCGCCAGCGCCGTCGACTGCGTGGCCGCCTGCGAGAGCTCGAGCGCGAGCTCCACGACAGGCATCTTCTGCCCGACGAGGTTGGCGAGCGTCTGGTCGACGCGGTCGTAGGAGAACCACGCGACCGAGGAGGAGACGAGGGTCAAGGCGGTCATCATGCCGAGGGCGGCATAGATCCGGGTTGCGATGCCGATCCGCAACGGCGCGCCCTCACGCGTGGGCTTGGCTTTCGTCATGAAGTCGTACTCCGGATATCCGCAACGCTGGAGAAGGAATTCAAGGGAACGGGGTCTACCAGGCCGCTGCCGGGCCACGACGGTTCGATCGCGTCATAGCAATGGGAATCCCCGCCCTCCCCTGGCCTGACGGCCAGGCGGCTGGTTCCGCACGCGGCATCGAATGGACATGGAATCCCCCGGCCGGGTCCCTCCCGGTCTGTGGAGCGCAGCATTGTCCAAGCGCGCTTAAAGAACGCTTAAAAGTGGATTCTTTTGAATCACATTGTCCGAGGGCGGCTTCACGCCCTGTTAGGAATTCGGGCGCCCCTCAATCCCCGGCCGGCTTCGGCACCGGGCGCGGGCGGCCCTCCTCGTCGATGGCGACGAAGGTGAAGGTCGCGTCGGTGACCTTCTCGTGCAGGGTCGTGCGGAAGCGCTTGGCCCAGGCCTCGACATGGATCCGCATCGACGTCCGCCCGACCGACTCGATCTCGGTGTAGACGCTGAGCACGTCGCCGACTTTCACAGGGTGAATGAAGGTCATCGCCTCGACCGCGACCGTGACCACGCGCCCCTGCGCCTGGTCGACGCCGGCGATACCGCCCGCCTGGTCCATCCGCGACATCACCCAGCCGCCGAAGATGTCGCCATTGGCATTGGTATCGCCCGGCATGGCGATGGTCCGCACGGTCAGCGTGCCGCGCGGCTCGTCTTCATGGCGCTGGTCGGCTTTGGTCATGGGTATCCTGCAAGGCATGCGGGGAGATCCGCAGTGCGATGATGGCGAGGCTGCCGCCGGCAGGCAAGTGACCCGAACCCTTTGCCTCGCCCGGCGTTACCGGCGACAATCGCCGAGGCCCCGCCAACGAGGATCGCCGCCATGCCCAGCCCCGCGCCGTCCAGCCCGGAACCAATGATCTGCATCTCGTTGCGCTATGCCGACGCCCCGCGGATGTATGACTGGCTGATCGAGGCCTTCGGCTTCGAGAAGCACGCCGCCTATTATTCGGAGGAGGGCAAGACCCTGCTCCACGGCGAGCTGCGGATGGGCGGCAGCTACATCATGCTGGGCTCGTCCGAGGGCAACGAATTCGGCAAGCTCGTCTCGCGGCCCGCCGAGCTCGGCGGCACCACAGCCTCACCCTATATCGCGACCGACGATATCGATGCGCGCTGCGAGCGCGCACGCAAGGCCGGCGCCGAGATCTGCATGGAGCCGACAGACCAGCCCTATGGCAGCCGCGACTTCATCTGCAAGGACCCGGAAGGGCATGTCTGGTGCTTCGGCACCTATCGTCCCGGCGCGCCGACGAGCTGAGCCGGCGACGAGGCCCGCCGCGACCGCAGCATCAGCCAGCAGACCACGCTCAGATTGACGAGGTTCCAGGCGAGCCCGTTCAGGAAGGCCATCCGGTACGAGCTGAAATAGTCGAAGATGACGCCGGACAGATAGCCGCCGACCGCCATGCCGAGAACCGTCACCGACATGACCAAGCCGATGCGCACGCCGGCCTGCTTCGCCGGCAGGTATTCGCGGATGATGACGGCGTACATCGGCACGATGCCGCCCTGGAACAGCCCGAAGATGGCGCTGACGACATAGAGCGACTGCAGCCCGTCGAACCAGAGATAAAGGAAGAGCGCGACGCCCTGCATGAGGGAGCCGAGCGCCAGCGTCGCCACGCCGCCGATCCGGTCCGCGATGAAGCCCGAGCCGATGCGGCTGACGATGCCGAGAAGCATCATCAGCGAGAGCATCTCGGCGCCGCGGGCGACGCCGTAGCCGAGGTCGCCGCAATAGGCGACGATATGGACCTGCGGCATCGCCATCGCGACGCAGCAGGCGAAGCCGGCGACGCAAAGCAGCAGCTGGAGCTGTCCGGCGCTGAGGCCGAGATCGCCGCGCGCGCCCGCGCTGTGCGCCTCGGCCGCCGCGAGCGTCGCGGCTGCCGGCTGGCGGCGGAAGAATGGCGCCAGCGGCAGCATGATGACGAGCGCCGCGACGGCGATACCGAAATGGGTCGCGCGCCAGCCATGATGGGCTAGTCCCCAGGTGATGATTTGCGGCCAGACCACGCCGGCGAGATAGCTGCCGGACGCGCCGCAGACCACGGCGAGCCCGCGATGCCGGCGGAACCAGTGCGACAGGTCGGAGATCAGCGGCGAGAAGCCCGCCGCGCTGCCCATCCCGATTAGCAGCCCATGCGCCGCCGCGAACTGCCAGAGCGAATGCGACAGGCCCGCCGCGGTGTAGCCGGCGGCGAGCAGCAGCGCGCCGGCGATGATCGGCACCGAGATGCCGTAGCGGTCGGCGACGCGGCCCATGACGATCTGGCCCACGCCGAAGCCGAGCATCGCGCAGGTATAGGGCAGCGAGGCGCCGGCCCGCAGCGTGTCGAACTCGCCCTGCATTGCCGGCAGCACCACCACGACCGACCAGGAGCCGACGCAAGCGACGGTGCCGACCACCAGCGCGACGGCGAGGCGCAGCCAGGCATAAGGAGAATCCGGTTGGTAGCGGTCGGCAGGCTGGGACATGTTTCCTCGGCAGCCAATCGTTCGGAGGTGACTCTTCTACCGGCAGCTTTAGCGCCTGAGGCGGGCCGGACAAGCGCACCGGAGGCAGGGCGGCCGCGCGGTCGCGGCAGGTTGGCCTGCCGGGGCGGCGCTTGACGATGCTCCGCGTTGACGGGGCACCGGAGCGGCAGGAGCGTGCGACATGGCGAGGATCTGCATCTACGGCGCCGGACTGGTCGGCTGCTATCTCGGTGGGCGCCTCCTGGCTGCCGGCGGCGATATCCGCTTCATCGGCCGCCCCGCCATCGGCGATGTGCTGCGGCGCGACGGCCTGACCGTCTCGCATTACGACGGCCGCAGCTGGCATGTGCCGCCGGAGGCGATCGTCTTCGGAACCGATGCGGCGATCGCCAAAGATTGCGACCTCGTCCTCGCCACGGTGAAATCCGGCGGCACGGCCATAGCGGCGCGGGATCTGGCCGCAACCTCGCGGCAGGCCGGCCGACGGAGATCGACTGGATCAACGGCGAGATCGTCCGGCAGGCCGGGGACGCTCGGGCAGGCGGCGCCGGTCAATGCCCGGCTCTGCGACCTCGTCCACGCCGCAGAAATGGAAAATCCGCGGCCCTCATGGACCGCGGATGCGCTTTTCGGGGAATTGCGGCGAGCCGCCGCTGTCAGGCAGCGCGGCGCTCGTGGCGGCCTTCCCGGACCTCCTCGATGATCTTGGCGACGAAGGCCGGCAGGTCGTCCGGCTTGCGCGAGGTAACGACGCCCTTGTCGGTGACAACCTCGCTATCCTCCCAGCTCGCCCCGGCGTTGATGAGGTCCTGCTTGATCGTCTTGTAGGACGTCATCTTGCGGCCCTTGGCGATGCCGGTATCGATCAGCAGCCACGGGCCGTGGCAGACGGCGGCGACCACCTTGCCCTGCTCGAAGAAGGACTTGATCAGCGCCAGCGCCTTGTCGTTGCCGCGCAGCGTGTCGGGGTTCATCTGCCCGCCCGGAAGCACGATCGCGTCGTAATCCTCGGCCTTCGCCTGGTCGAGCGTCCGGTCGACCTTGACCGGCCGGCCCCAATCCTTGTTCTGCCAGCCCCTGATCTCGCCCGCCTCGGGCGAGACGATATCGACGGTGGCGCCGGCCTTCTGCAGGGCGGCATGCGGCACGTCGAGCTCAGACTGCTCGAAGCCATGCGTTGCGAGGATGAGAATCTTCTTTCCGGCCAGATCGGTCATGGCGTTCTCCTGATCGTTGGGTGTGATCAGGAAACCGATGGGCCGCGGAACCGTTCCCCGGAAAAAAGGTCGCGGGGGGCGCAAAAGCGCTCAGCGGAAGATGCGCTCGCCTTCCATGTCGACGATCTGCTGGCCCTTCACCAGCGTGAAATCGGCTGCCTCGGCCTGACCCGGGAAGCGGTCCGCGCGGATGAAACGATGGCTCTTCGTCTCGCCGTCGACCACCTTCTCGATCACGCCGCAGAGCTGGTACTGCCCGGCCTCCTGATAGGGCGTGGCATGGATGGTGAAGCCGTTGTGCTCGATGCTCTTGACGGGACCTGCCGGCTTGTCGTCGGCAGGCTTGCGGCCGCCGAACAGCGATTTCAGGAAGGACATGCGGCGCTCTCCTCCGGCCGGTGATCTTCAGGAGCGGAGCAGTAGCCCCCTCGCCGGCCGCTGCCAAGTCGAACCCGCCTGTATCCGGCAAGACCAGCGTGAAAGCGGCTTGGCAGCGCCGGCCCGATCGACTATGGAGCCGCGATCGGGCTTCGAACCCGTTCGTAAGCGTCTCACGTCAGGCAACGCATCCCTTCGGCTCACGGCCGCATCAGGATGCATCCGAACGGCCTGCCACTTGCGAAAGCCTGATCCATGTCCCGTCCTACCCTCCGCCGCCTCCCCGCCCGCTACGCCGGCGTGGTGATGCCGTTTGTCCTGTCGGTGATGATGACCTTCGTCGTCTCCGGCATCTCGACGTTGAAGGCGCTCGGCCTCACCGCCGAGTTCCTGCAGACCTGGCCCGCCTCCTGGGCGCTGCCCTGGCTCGTCGCCTTCCCGACGTTGATCCTGGTGCTGCCCCTGGTCCGGCGCCTCGTCGCGCTGGTCGTCGCGCCGCCGGCCTGAGCGCGCCTCAGGCCGAGAGGTGGAGCGCCACCTCGCGCCGATGCGGCCGCGCCCGGTGTTCGAACAGGTAGATGCCCTGCCAGGTGCCGAGCGCGAGGCGGCCGCCCATCACCGGGATCGACAGCGAAACCGGCGTCAGCGCCGCCTTGATATGGGCGGGCATGTCGTCGGGCCCTTCCGCGCGATGGACGAGATAATCCATCGCCGGATCGTCGGCAGGCGGCACCAGCCGGCGGAAGAAGGCGTCGAGGTCGCGCTGCACGTCCGGGTCGGCATTCTCCTGGATCAGCAGGGAGCAGGAGGTATGGCGCACGAAGAGCGTCAGCAGCCCGCTCTCCTCCCCGCTCGCACGCAGGAAGGCGACGACGCGGTCGGTGAACTCGTTAAGCCCCGGCCCGCGCGTATCGACCGTCAGGATCGCTTGTCGCGACATCGCCGCGTCAGCGCTCGGTCAGCGCGAGCTTGGCGCCCAGCGCCACGAAAGCGGCGGCGAAGCTGCGCCTCAGCCACGCCATCACCGCCGGACGGCCGATCACCCGGTCGCGCATCGCCGCGGCAAAGAGCCCGTAGAGCGCGAAGACGATGAAGGTCATCGCCATGAACACCCCGGAGAGCTCCAGCATGCGCGCCAGCGGGCTCGGCTCGCCCGCCGCGATGAACTGCGGCAGGAAGGCGACGAAGAAGATCGAGAGCTTGGGATTGAGCAGGTTGATCGCCAGCCCGTCGCGCAGCACGCGCCAGGCCGAGCGCGGATCGGCCCTGGTCTCGACCTTGAGCGCGCCATGTTCCCTGAGCGTCTGCCAGGCCATGAACAGCAGATAGGCGACGCCGGCGTATTTCACGATGGCGAAGGCAAGCGCGCTGGCATGGAGCAGCGCCGCGATGCCCATCATCGCCGCGATCAGATGCGGCACGATCCCGAGCGTGCAG
Above is a genomic segment from Bosea sp. NBC_00550 containing:
- a CDS encoding LysR substrate-binding domain-containing protein, translating into MNRYPMFNPQLLLSFVAVCETLSFTRAADRVSLSQSTVSQQVRRLEDLLGKPLLERSSHQVELTEEGGRLLSYARRIIALNEEAHDALTGIWRDGVLRLGMPEDFTVPTVDLLAAFSREQPHLRLDVTSGLSADLRSAYDREELDLILVKQRRRQPPRAARQEPLLWLDSLAHPAIERAPVSLVVFPLNGLYRDELCQALDGLGIRWRVGYSSASLAALAAASAAGLGVTLLPASCRLPGHRTLGTAEGLPEITDFELALYYRDNAPAAAIVLAERLAGFCRLDW
- a CDS encoding methyl-accepting chemotaxis protein produces the protein MTKAKPTREGAPLRIGIATRIYAALGMMTALTLVSSSVAWFSYDRVDQTLANLVGQKMPVVELALELSQAATQSTALAARFSEVETVQQRSTLTGELDKVEARQMDLLRRIADQGKVDKAKAQAAIDMLSRQINDINDLTGDRLRNASEQGEALGQLSKAREGFTALADFETGDAQFNVKMNIASATQLTGKEVEEALANIIDKDLAALQTAQALQLQVSELVGLLREISQIENREKLDNAKARFSAILGQVRGFLSAAQKLQPNAARGQAVNAVIDLGEGQSGLIAIRERDLATRAAIETGLKQTHVAAEAVRSQVNELVGTARGEAVSSGEATSSLIDQSKLWLGGIGLGSLLIALALSLFYVRPMIVGRLNRLWSATRAIADGALETAVDTKGNDEISDISKSVLLFRDNAVALRAAEVAKIEDQARAQEQRQQMMQELGEAFGVVVAAAAAGDFSQRVSAQFADAELNALAGSVNTLLETVRAGLSETCEVLAELSAGHLSARIEGLYQGAFAELKDGTNALAEEFESTLARLAETVSAVRSATSEILDGVTDLAERTSEESNAVSMATNQLGAFAGTVKKTATEAAQATGMAQGAEERAQQGEKVVASALQAMQRIRQSSSKISEVIAMIDEIAFQTNLLALNAAVEAARAGDAGKGFAVVATEVRSLAKRSADASNDVKKLVEAAHGDVKVGVGLVEETSAMFGAIVSSVNELTGLMNGISQTARNQATDVSAINTEIDGIGTMAHQNAALVEETNAALALTDEQTRALTEHIARFTFREGHAAGHQGRSDMATAA
- a CDS encoding acyl-CoA thioesterase, whose protein sequence is MTKADQRHEDEPRGTLTVRTIAMPGDTNANGDIFGGWVMSRMDQAGGIAGVDQAQGRVVTVAVEAMTFIHPVKVGDVLSVYTEIESVGRTSMRIHVEAWAKRFRTTLHEKVTDATFTFVAIDEEGRPRPVPKPAGD
- a CDS encoding VOC family protein translates to MPSPAPSSPEPMICISLRYADAPRMYDWLIEAFGFEKHAAYYSEEGKTLLHGELRMGGSYIMLGSSEGNEFGKLVSRPAELGGTTASPYIATDDIDARCERARKAGAEICMEPTDQPYGSRDFICKDPEGHVWCFGTYRPGAPTS
- a CDS encoding MFS transporter, with translation MSQPADRYQPDSPYAWLRLAVALVVGTVACVGSWSVVVVLPAMQGEFDTLRAGASLPYTCAMLGFGVGQIVMGRVADRYGISVPIIAGALLLAAGYTAAGLSHSLWQFAAAHGLLIGMGSAAGFSPLISDLSHWFRRHRGLAVVCGASGSYLAGVVWPQIITWGLAHHGWRATHFGIAVAALVIMLPLAPFFRRQPAAATLAAAEAHSAGARGDLGLSAGQLQLLLCVAGFACCVAMAMPQVHIVAYCGDLGYGVARGAEMLSLMMLLGIVSRIGSGFIADRIGGVATLALGSLMQGVALFLYLWFDGLQSLYVVSAIFGLFQGGIVPMYAVIIREYLPAKQAGVRIGLVMSVTVLGMAVGGYLSGVIFDYFSSYRMAFLNGLAWNLVNLSVVCWLMLRSRRASSPAQLVGAPGR
- a CDS encoding 2-dehydropantoate 2-reductase N-terminal domain-containing protein, with the protein product MARICIYGAGLVGCYLGGRLLAAGGDIRFIGRPAIGDVLRRDGLTVSHYDGRSWHVPPEAIVFGTDAAIAKDCDLVLATVKSGGTAIAARDLAATSRQAGRRRSTGSTARSSGRPGTLGQAAPVNARLCDLVHAAEMENPRPSWTADALFGELRRAAAVRQRGARGGLPGPPR
- a CDS encoding type 1 glutamine amidotransferase domain-containing protein, with translation MTDLAGKKILILATHGFEQSELDVPHAALQKAGATVDIVSPEAGEIRGWQNKDWGRPVKVDRTLDQAKAEDYDAIVLPGGQMNPDTLRGNDKALALIKSFFEQGKVVAAVCHGPWLLIDTGIAKGRKMTSYKTIKQDLINAGASWEDSEVVTDKGVVTSRKPDDLPAFVAKIIEEVREGRHERRAA
- a CDS encoding HlyU family transcriptional regulator gives rise to the protein MSFLKSLFGGRKPADDKPAGPVKSIEHNGFTIHATPYQEAGQYQLCGVIEKVVDGETKSHRFIRADRFPGQAEAADFTLVKGQQIVDMEGERIFR
- a CDS encoding DUF2798 domain-containing protein; this encodes MSRPTLRRLPARYAGVVMPFVLSVMMTFVVSGISTLKALGLTAEFLQTWPASWALPWLVAFPTLILVLPLVRRLVALVVAPPA
- a CDS encoding secondary thiamine-phosphate synthase enzyme YjbQ, which gives rise to MSRQAILTVDTRGPGLNEFTDRVVAFLRASGEESGLLTLFVRHTSCSLLIQENADPDVQRDLDAFFRRLVPPADDPAMDYLVHRAEGPDDMPAHIKAALTPVSLSIPVMGGRLALGTWQGIYLFEHRARPHRREVALHLSA
- a CDS encoding LysE family translocator — protein: MSPEFLLTSLIIVASPGTGALYTIAAGLTRGSRASVLAAFACTLGIVPHLIAAMMGIAALLHASALAFAIVKYAGVAYLLFMAWQTLREHGALKVETRADPRSAWRVLRDGLAINLLNPKLSIFFVAFLPQFIAAGEPSPLARMLELSGVFMAMTFIVFALYGLFAAAMRDRVIGRPAVMAWLRRSFAAAFVALGAKLALTER